The following coding sequences lie in one Paraburkholderia largidicola genomic window:
- a CDS encoding LysR substrate-binding domain-containing protein, protein MDVADLKVFDAVARLGSMSRAALELHTVQSNVTGRIRSLEGEVGVALFERHVRGVRMTPAGQRMLPYAARAARLVADARLAALDDGPPCGTLAIGALWTTGALQLSRALSHFASLYPQVGLSLTTGTSDGLTDAVAGCRLDGAFVAGPQDDPGLDVETVFREELVLVTPAAMRSLNEVGSVGNLKTIVFSQGCSYRERLDLLLAEMGILSVAALAFGSIDAILSCVAAGIGITLLPRGIVSNAQQRNHVAVHPLESETACMETLFVRRRDAYLSNAMRAFLDVARSEAGPLL, encoded by the coding sequence ATGGACGTGGCGGATCTGAAGGTATTCGACGCTGTCGCTCGCCTCGGAAGCATGAGCCGCGCAGCGCTGGAGTTGCATACGGTGCAGTCGAATGTCACGGGACGCATCCGGTCCCTCGAAGGCGAAGTGGGTGTCGCGCTGTTCGAGCGGCATGTGCGCGGCGTGAGGATGACACCCGCCGGGCAGCGGATGCTGCCCTATGCGGCGCGAGCGGCGCGGCTGGTCGCCGACGCGCGGCTTGCCGCACTCGATGACGGTCCGCCGTGCGGCACGCTCGCCATTGGTGCGTTATGGACCACGGGTGCGCTGCAACTGAGCCGCGCGTTGAGCCACTTCGCGAGTCTGTATCCGCAAGTCGGCTTGTCGTTGACGACGGGCACGAGCGACGGGTTGACGGACGCTGTCGCCGGGTGCCGTCTGGATGGCGCATTCGTGGCGGGCCCGCAGGACGATCCCGGTCTCGATGTCGAGACGGTCTTCCGCGAAGAACTCGTGCTCGTGACACCGGCTGCGATGCGCTCGCTGAATGAAGTGGGAAGCGTTGGAAATCTGAAGACCATCGTGTTCAGTCAGGGCTGCTCATATCGCGAGCGACTCGATTTGCTGCTTGCCGAAATGGGGATACTGTCCGTCGCAGCGCTCGCATTCGGCTCGATCGACGCGATCCTGTCGTGCGTCGCGGCGGGCATCGGCATTACGTTGTTGCCGCGCGGGATCGTGTCGAATGCGCAGCAGAGGAATCACGTCGCGGTCCACCCGCTCGAATCCGAAACGGCATGCATGGAGACGCTGTTCGTTCGGCGGCGCGACGCTTATCTGTCGAATGCGATGCGTGCGTTTCTCGATGTTGCGCGGTCCGAGGCCGGGCCGCTGCTTTGA
- a CDS encoding SDR family NAD(P)-dependent oxidoreductase → MAEKFGATSTTDDVLSGIDLRGKRILVTGVSAGLGVETARSLAARGAAVVGAARDLDKAARAVAAARRDAAKGEGSIDLVSLDLASLQSVRACADTLLDEGKPFDVIIANAGVMATPFGKTADGFETQFGTNHIGHFVLVNRLATLVRSGGRVVGLASSGHRFANVDLDDPNFERTPYDPFVAYGRAKTANILFAVAFDQRHRARGVRAAAVHPGGIQTELARHMDEGQMSGLLDTINRQLASEGKAPFQFKTVPQGAATSVWAAVVASAEEVGGRYCENCHVSEVVADDVVITPVSEGVRQYALDTANAEALWRKTEEMVGETF, encoded by the coding sequence ATGGCTGAAAAATTCGGTGCGACATCGACGACAGACGACGTGCTTTCCGGCATCGATCTACGCGGCAAGCGGATTCTCGTCACGGGCGTGTCGGCGGGACTCGGCGTGGAGACGGCGCGCTCGCTGGCCGCGCGCGGCGCGGCCGTGGTCGGCGCTGCGCGAGACCTCGACAAGGCGGCGCGCGCAGTCGCCGCAGCGCGACGCGACGCGGCGAAGGGCGAAGGCAGCATCGATCTGGTCTCGCTCGATCTCGCGAGTCTCCAGAGCGTGCGCGCGTGCGCCGACACGTTGCTGGACGAAGGCAAACCGTTCGACGTGATCATCGCGAATGCAGGAGTAATGGCGACGCCCTTCGGCAAAACAGCGGATGGCTTCGAAACGCAGTTCGGCACGAACCATATCGGCCACTTCGTGCTGGTGAATCGTCTTGCGACGCTTGTGCGATCGGGCGGGCGCGTGGTCGGCCTGGCATCGTCCGGGCACCGTTTCGCGAACGTCGATCTCGACGATCCGAACTTCGAACGCACGCCCTACGATCCCTTCGTTGCCTACGGACGCGCGAAGACGGCGAACATCCTGTTCGCGGTCGCCTTCGACCAGCGCCATCGCGCGCGCGGCGTGCGTGCGGCAGCGGTCCATCCGGGCGGCATTCAGACGGAACTCGCCCGTCATATGGACGAAGGGCAAATGTCCGGGCTGCTCGACACAATCAACCGTCAGCTTGCGTCCGAAGGAAAGGCGCCGTTCCAGTTCAAGACCGTTCCGCAGGGCGCCGCGACTTCGGTGTGGGCGGCCGTGGTCGCATCGGCGGAAGAAGTGGGCGGCCGATACTGCGAGAACTGCCACGTGAGCGAAGTCGTCGCCGACGACGTCGTCATTACGCCCGTCAGCGAAGGCGTGCGCCAGTACGCGCTCGACACTGCCAATGCCGAGGCGTTGTGGCGCAAGACGGAAGAAATGGTCGGCGAAACGTTCTGA
- a CDS encoding TetR/AcrR family transcriptional regulator, producing the protein MNHSTPKEKKPRADALRNRERILEEAKKAFTRAGADISLEEVARQAGVGPGTLYRHFPTRDALLESVYRAEVEKLAKEERRLSETMPPIDALKAWMLLFVDYIATKKIIAPALNSLVGGPSKVFESSGAQIVDAIHSLVTRAIESGDIRADLDPLDLFRALVGVSNVASAPDWQQSARRLVDILLIGSRPGA; encoded by the coding sequence ATGAATCATTCGACGCCAAAAGAAAAGAAGCCCCGAGCCGATGCGCTGCGCAATCGCGAGCGCATTCTCGAAGAAGCGAAGAAGGCGTTCACGCGCGCGGGCGCCGATATCAGTCTCGAAGAGGTCGCCCGGCAGGCGGGCGTCGGGCCCGGCACGCTGTACCGGCACTTCCCGACTCGCGACGCGCTGCTGGAAAGCGTCTACCGCGCCGAAGTCGAGAAGCTCGCAAAAGAAGAGCGCAGGCTGAGCGAGACCATGCCGCCCATCGACGCGTTGAAAGCGTGGATGCTGCTGTTCGTCGACTACATCGCAACGAAGAAGATCATCGCGCCCGCGCTGAATTCGCTGGTGGGCGGGCCGTCGAAAGTGTTCGAATCGTCGGGTGCGCAGATCGTGGACGCGATCCATTCGCTCGTCACGCGCGCGATCGAGAGCGGCGACATCCGTGCCGATCTCGACCCGCTGGACCTGTTTCGCGCGCTGGTCGGGGTGTCGAACGTCGCATCGGCGCCGGACTGGCAGCAAAGCGCGAGAAGGCTCGTGGATATTCTGTTGATCGGGTCCCGGCCCGGCGCGTGA
- a CDS encoding type 1 glutamine amidotransferase domain-containing protein, with the protein MKILMVLTSHDQLGNTGKKTGFWLEEFAAPYFTFLDAGVTITVSSPKGGQPPLDPKSDTPEGKTELTERFKNDPAAQKVLANTVKLSTVKADDYDAVFYPGGHGPMWDLAEDPLSIALIENFYNAGKPVALVCHAPGVLRHVKVNGEPLVKGKRVTGFTNSEEEAVQLTKVVPFLVEDELKRLGGLFEKVGDWQSFSIVDGRLVTGQNPASSTAGARDLLKVLDQLHSK; encoded by the coding sequence ATGAAGATCCTGATGGTCTTGACGTCCCATGATCAACTCGGCAACACCGGGAAGAAGACAGGTTTCTGGTTAGAGGAATTCGCTGCTCCGTATTTCACGTTTCTCGATGCTGGCGTGACGATAACCGTCAGCTCACCTAAAGGTGGGCAGCCACCGCTCGATCCGAAGAGCGATACGCCCGAAGGCAAGACAGAGCTGACAGAGCGTTTCAAAAACGATCCCGCCGCGCAAAAGGTCCTCGCCAACACCGTGAAGCTCAGCACGGTCAAGGCAGACGACTACGACGCGGTGTTCTATCCGGGCGGACACGGCCCGATGTGGGATCTGGCGGAAGACCCGCTATCCATTGCGCTGATCGAGAACTTCTACAACGCCGGCAAGCCCGTCGCGCTCGTGTGTCATGCGCCCGGCGTGCTACGGCATGTGAAGGTCAACGGCGAACCGCTCGTCAAGGGCAAGCGCGTGACAGGGTTCACGAATTCGGAAGAAGAAGCCGTGCAACTCACGAAGGTCGTGCCGTTCCTTGTCGAAGACGAACTGAAGCGGCTGGGCGGACTGTTCGAGAAGGTGGGTGACTGGCAGAGCTTTTCGATTGTCGACGGCCGTCTCGTCACGGGGCAGAACCCCGCTTCGTCGACGGCCGGTGCGCGCGATCTGCTCAAGGTGCTCGATCAGCTGCATTCGAAATAA
- a CDS encoding enoyl-CoA hydratase/isomerase family protein, which translates to MTNASSHQQFRIERRSQAYWRVIIDNPPFNIFGPESIPQLNAVVTALETDPDVKVVVFESAVPEFFLTHYDFVPPLQETTSMPPGPTGMPPLPDMLSRLGRAPVVSIASIRGRATGVGSELALASDMRFASREKALLSQWEVGAALVPGGGPMTRLSRMIGRGRALEVLLSGNDIDGELAERYGYVNRAFADSELDTFVDGLASRIASFDREALVAIKHQVNAVTLPPDKDVAPEWDAFIASVGRPQAQERIAQLMQLGLQKNHDVEARLGYYTGTLGR; encoded by the coding sequence ATGACCAACGCCAGTTCGCATCAGCAGTTCCGCATTGAACGTCGCAGCCAGGCTTACTGGCGTGTGATCATCGACAACCCGCCTTTCAATATCTTCGGGCCGGAGTCGATCCCGCAGTTGAATGCCGTCGTGACGGCGCTCGAAACCGATCCCGACGTCAAGGTGGTCGTTTTCGAAAGTGCGGTGCCGGAATTTTTCCTCACGCATTACGACTTCGTTCCGCCGTTGCAGGAGACCACCAGCATGCCGCCGGGGCCGACGGGCATGCCGCCGTTGCCGGACATGCTGTCGCGGCTGGGACGCGCGCCCGTCGTGTCGATCGCGTCGATCAGAGGCCGCGCGACGGGTGTCGGCAGTGAACTGGCGCTGGCCAGCGACATGCGCTTTGCAAGCCGCGAAAAGGCGCTGCTTTCGCAATGGGAAGTCGGTGCCGCGCTGGTGCCGGGCGGCGGGCCGATGACTCGCCTGTCGCGTATGATCGGGCGCGGGCGCGCGCTGGAAGTGCTGTTGAGCGGCAATGATATCGACGGCGAACTGGCGGAGCGCTACGGCTACGTGAACCGCGCATTCGCGGACAGCGAACTCGACACGTTCGTGGACGGCCTCGCATCGAGAATCGCGTCGTTCGACAGAGAGGCGCTCGTTGCGATCAAGCATCAGGTGAATGCCGTGACCTTGCCGCCCGACAAGGACGTCGCGCCCGAATGGGACGCTTTCATCGCATCGGTTGGCCGTCCGCAGGCGCAGGAACGGATCGCGCAGCTGATGCAGCTCGGGCTGCAGAAGAACCACGATGTGGAAGCGCGGCTCGGCTATTACACGGGCACGCTGGGGCGGTAG
- a CDS encoding winged helix-turn-helix domain-containing protein produces the protein MKASSIDVNLSTREIQVRGTAIPLGSRAFDILTVLMAAHGQVVSLEDILRKVWPDTVVEESNIRVHVCALRKALGEDRRLIQNIPGRGYRLTPRCDMPAARAGMSMASEER, from the coding sequence ATGAAGGCCAGTAGCATCGACGTCAATCTGTCGACCCGGGAAATCCAGGTACGTGGGACAGCCATCCCGTTGGGCAGCCGCGCATTCGATATTCTTACGGTGCTGATGGCGGCTCACGGCCAGGTCGTGTCGCTCGAAGATATTCTTCGTAAGGTGTGGCCCGATACCGTCGTCGAGGAATCGAACATACGCGTGCACGTTTGCGCGCTACGCAAGGCGTTGGGTGAAGACCGTCGCCTGATTCAGAACATACCGGGACGCGGCTACCGCTTGACGCCCAGATGCGACATGCCGGCTGCGAGAGCCGGCATGTCGATGGCAAGCGAAGAGCGGTAG
- a CDS encoding trifunctional serine/threonine-protein kinase/ATP-binding protein/sensor histidine kinase, with protein MDFTGFQLELLHDDGDLSLCRASRPDTPVSLLALIATRPASQCVKRLEHEYELASLLDTRWAAQPVALDLGKVPPMLLLDDDGGDPLVRLLVQPLDLARCLRIAVNLAHAIGQVHGRGLIHKDIKPANVLVDGDDGVRLTGFGIASQLLLEHQPPAPPEIIAGTFAYMAPEQTGRMNRSIDARSDLYSLGVTLYEMLTGALPFAAADAMEWIHCHIARRPVPPEERVGDLPVPVAQIVLKLLAKTAENRYQTAAGVEADLRACLAAYETDTAITPFALGTRDASDRLLIPEKLYGREAQIDEIVAAFNGIVAGGPSGLVLISGYSGIGKSSVVNELHKVLVPPRGLFASGKFDQYKRDIPYVPLAQAFQSLVRDLLSKSDAEIEPWRRALLHALAPNGQVIVNLIPELALIIGEQPPVPALPPQETQNRFQIVFRSFLGVFARHEHPLALFIDDLQWLDTATLDLLEHLVTHPDVKHVLLVGAYRDNEVDEAHPLARTLGAIARAGGNVHRIELAPLAPDSVAQLVADALHCPIAMAAPLAQLVHEKTGGNPFFAIQFLITLTDESLLAFDHDASRWTWDLPRIRAKGFTENVADLMAAKLTRLPDATREALGQLASLGNAADFATLTLVHGEPEASIHAKLWLAVRAGFVFRLEGTYVFAHDRVQEAAYALIPVEKRAATHLRIGRALASRTAPEALEESIFDIVNQLNRGAALIETGEERERTVALNLIAGRRAMRSTAYAAARRYLAQGVALLSQDAWAQRYESTFDLYLAYSECEYLAGDFTDADALFDMLLERARSNLDRAKVFALRMSLYQVAGRFDESFDAARLALRDFGVQLPDAEHDIAPAVAAVLQQIPSYLAGRAISELVDAPVAQDPAIRAVVDLLVEAMPCAFIARPAYYPLITLKAVILSLKHGNTDNSSFAYGNYSLMLVSSIGDIPSAVQFSEMSLRLNEKFDNRRFYGKLLHLHGNHINFWRRHIVTDLPILERASVACLETGDLLFAGYLAFTTVWQTIEKGAVLDEVQPLSEKHAAFARQSHNDAVLETIRLEQQFVASLRGVTTDPLKLGDATFDDAACFRAIEKANFGCGIVFYHIMKLILAFHDGRYDDASKAASDAAPMLGAAMALPIEPTFYFFDALTLAARYAAASVEERQAWRNRLAETLAKFETWSKHCPENFRHRHALLAAEIARIEGRDSDATHFYEEAVRAAREHGFIQYQALAHELAAQFHAARGLETIADTYLFNARACYERWGAKGKVHQLARTYAQLRHDPASLEGTIATSNEQLDLATVVNVSRAIFSGIDLNELINTLMVLALEHAGANRGLLIFKRGNDLRIEAEALTVHDGVDVRLPKIRATNSELPESVLRYVIRTGDSVLLDDASARGPFSSDEYVRRHDCRSILCLPLVKQTRLIGVLYLENNLTSDAFTPARTAVLRLLASQAALSLETARLYADLQDAETLLADAQQLSQTGSFDWHVSSGELIWSKESFRIFGFDAGVEPTVDMMFGRVHPDDITFVRLAFDRSTHDRQPFDVEHRLLMPDGSIRYLQVVARVVVDGENRLRVLGALKDITVRKQAHAALERSEHRYRSLFFDMPVGLWQIEAQPLMALLTELRAQGVDDLSAYIDDHPGWLDRAMEMLIVEEVNHHAAQMFGAKDRRALLGPLPWVWRESPGTFRRALESRYGGNAIFQETTKLPTLDGRIIDVLFTIARPSSAEDLGIALISLVDLTERVRAQDMLQRLQADFAHAARISMLGELTASVAHELNQPLSAIAMNSAIGNRWLDRAVPDVAEARQINVRIGADARRAVDIVDRIRGMALRRGPKRAVAQLDELIDEALVFLQHEVQSRGVIVLRQRAAVLPMVFADRIQLQQVIVNLLVNAMQAMEQAGSSERKITIRTETREDATVYCATEDSGPGIAPEDLNRLFQSFYTTKENGMGMGLPICRTIIEAHGGRIAADNVSMHGGARFHFTLPSGDSTG; from the coding sequence ATGGACTTCACAGGGTTTCAGCTGGAGCTGCTCCACGACGACGGCGATCTGTCGTTGTGCCGCGCGTCACGGCCCGACACCCCTGTCTCGCTGCTCGCGCTGATCGCAACGCGCCCGGCATCGCAGTGCGTCAAGCGTCTCGAACACGAATACGAGCTGGCCTCGCTGCTCGATACGCGCTGGGCCGCGCAGCCGGTCGCGCTCGATCTCGGCAAAGTGCCGCCGATGCTGCTTCTCGATGACGACGGTGGCGATCCGCTCGTGCGCCTGCTCGTCCAGCCGCTCGATCTCGCGCGATGCCTGCGCATCGCCGTCAATCTGGCGCATGCCATCGGCCAGGTGCATGGCCGCGGCCTCATACACAAGGACATCAAGCCTGCGAACGTGCTGGTCGACGGCGACGACGGCGTTCGGCTCACTGGCTTCGGTATAGCGTCGCAACTGCTGCTCGAGCATCAGCCGCCGGCGCCGCCCGAGATCATCGCCGGCACGTTCGCGTACATGGCGCCGGAGCAGACGGGCCGCATGAACCGCTCGATCGACGCACGCAGCGACCTGTACTCGCTCGGCGTCACGCTCTACGAAATGCTCACGGGCGCATTGCCTTTCGCGGCTGCCGATGCGATGGAATGGATTCATTGCCATATCGCGCGCAGGCCCGTGCCGCCGGAAGAGCGCGTCGGCGACCTGCCGGTGCCCGTCGCGCAGATCGTGCTCAAGCTGCTCGCGAAGACAGCGGAAAACCGCTATCAAACGGCGGCTGGCGTCGAGGCAGATCTGCGCGCGTGCCTCGCTGCCTATGAGACGGACACCGCGATTACGCCGTTCGCGCTCGGCACGCGCGACGCGTCCGACAGGCTGCTGATCCCTGAAAAGCTGTACGGGCGCGAAGCGCAGATCGACGAGATCGTGGCGGCGTTCAACGGTATCGTGGCGGGCGGCCCGAGCGGGCTGGTGCTGATCTCGGGCTATTCCGGCATCGGCAAGTCGTCGGTCGTCAATGAGTTGCACAAGGTGCTGGTGCCGCCGCGCGGCCTGTTCGCGTCGGGCAAGTTCGATCAGTACAAACGGGATATTCCGTATGTGCCGCTCGCGCAGGCCTTCCAGTCGCTGGTGCGCGATCTGCTGAGCAAGAGCGATGCGGAGATCGAACCATGGCGGCGCGCGCTGCTGCATGCGCTCGCGCCGAACGGCCAGGTGATCGTCAATCTGATTCCTGAGCTTGCGCTCATCATCGGCGAGCAGCCGCCCGTTCCGGCGCTGCCGCCGCAAGAGACACAGAACCGTTTTCAGATCGTGTTTCGCAGCTTCCTCGGTGTGTTCGCGCGGCACGAGCACCCGCTTGCGCTCTTTATCGACGATCTGCAATGGCTCGATACTGCGACGCTCGATCTGCTCGAGCATCTCGTCACGCACCCGGATGTAAAGCACGTGCTGCTGGTTGGCGCCTATCGCGACAACGAAGTCGACGAGGCGCATCCGCTTGCGCGCACGCTTGGCGCGATCGCCCGCGCTGGCGGCAACGTGCATCGGATCGAGCTGGCGCCGCTTGCGCCCGACAGCGTCGCGCAACTCGTCGCCGATGCGTTGCATTGCCCGATTGCGATGGCGGCCCCGCTCGCGCAACTGGTGCACGAGAAGACGGGCGGCAATCCGTTCTTTGCGATCCAGTTCCTGATCACACTCACGGACGAATCGCTGCTTGCCTTCGATCACGACGCTTCGCGATGGACCTGGGATCTGCCGCGCATCCGCGCGAAAGGCTTCACCGAGAACGTCGCCGACCTGATGGCGGCCAAGCTGACGCGTCTGCCCGATGCGACGCGCGAAGCATTGGGGCAGCTTGCCAGCCTCGGCAATGCCGCTGACTTCGCGACGCTGACGCTCGTGCATGGTGAACCCGAAGCGTCGATTCACGCCAAGCTGTGGCTGGCCGTGCGCGCCGGGTTCGTCTTTCGTCTTGAAGGGACTTATGTGTTCGCACACGACCGCGTGCAGGAGGCGGCGTACGCGCTCATTCCTGTAGAGAAGCGTGCGGCGACGCATCTGAGGATCGGCCGGGCGCTCGCGTCGCGAACAGCGCCCGAAGCACTCGAAGAGTCGATCTTCGATATCGTCAATCAGCTCAATCGCGGCGCTGCGTTGATCGAAACGGGCGAAGAGCGCGAGCGCACCGTTGCGCTGAATCTGATTGCGGGCCGGCGTGCGATGCGATCGACCGCGTATGCCGCGGCGCGACGTTATCTGGCGCAAGGCGTCGCGCTGCTCTCGCAGGATGCGTGGGCGCAGCGCTACGAAAGCACGTTCGATTTATACCTTGCGTACTCCGAATGCGAATACCTCGCCGGCGATTTCACCGATGCCGATGCGCTGTTCGACATGCTGCTGGAGCGCGCGCGCTCGAATCTGGACCGCGCGAAGGTGTTCGCGTTGCGCATGTCGCTCTACCAGGTGGCCGGGCGATTCGACGAGAGTTTCGATGCTGCGCGGCTTGCGCTGCGGGATTTCGGCGTGCAGCTTCCGGACGCCGAGCACGATATCGCGCCCGCCGTCGCCGCCGTGTTGCAGCAGATTCCGTCGTATCTCGCGGGACGAGCCATCAGCGAACTCGTCGATGCGCCCGTCGCGCAAGACCCCGCCATACGCGCGGTGGTCGATCTTCTCGTCGAAGCGATGCCGTGCGCCTTTATCGCGCGGCCTGCGTACTATCCGCTCATCACGCTCAAGGCCGTCATCCTGTCGCTGAAGCACGGCAATACCGACAACTCGAGTTTTGCCTATGGCAATTACTCGCTGATGCTGGTGTCGAGCATCGGCGACATTCCCTCCGCCGTGCAGTTTTCCGAGATGTCGCTGCGCCTGAACGAGAAGTTCGACAACCGGCGCTTCTACGGAAAACTGTTGCACCTGCATGGCAACCACATCAATTTCTGGCGGAGGCATATCGTGACCGATCTGCCGATCCTGGAGCGCGCGAGCGTCGCGTGCCTCGAAACAGGCGACCTCTTGTTCGCCGGATACCTTGCCTTCACCACCGTGTGGCAAACCATCGAAAAAGGCGCCGTGCTCGACGAGGTTCAGCCGCTATCGGAGAAGCACGCCGCGTTCGCGCGGCAAAGTCACAACGATGCCGTGCTCGAAACGATCCGGCTCGAACAGCAATTCGTCGCCAGCCTGCGGGGCGTCACGACGGATCCGCTCAAGCTGGGCGATGCGACGTTCGACGACGCAGCCTGTTTCCGCGCGATCGAGAAAGCGAATTTCGGCTGCGGGATCGTCTTCTATCACATCATGAAGCTGATCCTCGCGTTTCACGACGGCCGGTACGACGACGCGTCGAAGGCAGCGAGCGATGCGGCGCCGATGCTGGGCGCGGCGATGGCACTGCCTATCGAGCCGACGTTTTACTTCTTCGACGCGCTGACGCTGGCGGCCCGTTACGCCGCTGCCAGCGTGGAAGAGCGACAGGCATGGCGCAACCGGCTCGCGGAAACACTGGCGAAGTTCGAAACATGGAGCAAGCACTGTCCCGAGAATTTTCGTCACCGTCATGCGTTGCTCGCTGCGGAAATCGCACGCATCGAAGGCCGCGATTCCGATGCGACGCATTTCTATGAGGAAGCGGTACGCGCGGCGCGGGAACATGGCTTTATCCAGTATCAGGCGCTCGCGCATGAACTGGCCGCGCAGTTTCACGCGGCGCGCGGCCTCGAAACCATCGCCGACACCTATCTCTTCAATGCGCGTGCCTGCTACGAACGCTGGGGCGCCAAGGGCAAGGTTCATCAACTGGCACGAACGTACGCGCAGTTGCGGCATGATCCGGCGAGTCTCGAAGGCACGATCGCGACGTCGAACGAACAACTCGATCTCGCGACCGTGGTCAACGTGTCGCGTGCGATCTTCAGCGGCATCGACCTGAACGAACTGATCAATACGCTGATGGTGCTCGCGCTCGAGCACGCGGGTGCGAATCGCGGTTTGCTGATCTTCAAGCGCGGCAACGATCTGCGAATCGAAGCGGAAGCGTTGACGGTGCATGACGGCGTAGACGTGCGCCTGCCGAAAATCCGCGCAACGAACAGTGAGCTTCCCGAATCGGTGCTGCGCTACGTGATCCGCACGGGCGACAGCGTGCTGCTCGACGATGCGTCGGCGCGCGGTCCGTTTTCGTCGGACGAGTACGTGCGGCGTCACGACTGCCGCTCGATTCTGTGCCTGCCGCTCGTCAAGCAGACGAGGCTGATCGGCGTGCTGTACCTCGAAAACAACCTGACGTCCGACGCATTTACCCCCGCGCGGACGGCGGTGCTGCGACTGCTCGCGTCGCAGGCCGCGCTGTCGCTCGAAACGGCGCGCCTCTATGCCGATCTGCAGGATGCGGAAACGTTGCTGGCCGACGCGCAGCAACTGAGCCAGACGGGCAGCTTCGACTGGCATGTGTCGAGCGGCGAGTTGATCTGGTCGAAAGAGAGCTTCCGGATCTTCGGCTTCGATGCGGGCGTCGAGCCGACTGTCGACATGATGTTCGGCCGCGTGCATCCCGACGACATCACGTTCGTGCGTCTCGCGTTCGACCGCTCGACGCACGACCGTCAACCGTTCGACGTCGAACACCGGTTGCTGATGCCCGACGGGTCGATCCGGTATCTGCAGGTGGTGGCGCGCGTCGTGGTCGATGGAGAGAACCGCTTGCGCGTGCTCGGCGCGCTCAAGGACATCACGGTGCGCAAGCAGGCGCACGCCGCGCTCGAACGCAGCGAACATCGCTATCGCAGCCTGTTCTTCGATATGCCCGTGGGTCTCTGGCAGATCGAGGCGCAGCCCTTGATGGCGTTACTCACGGAATTGCGCGCGCAAGGCGTCGACGATCTGTCCGCGTATATCGACGACCATCCCGGCTGGCTGGACCGTGCGATGGAAATGCTGATCGTCGAAGAGGTCAATCATCACGCGGCGCAGATGTTCGGCGCGAAGGACAGGCGCGCGTTGCTCGGTCCGCTGCCGTGGGTCTGGCGCGAAAGCCCAGGGACGTTTCGGCGGGCGCTCGAAAGCCGCTATGGCGGCAACGCGATTTTTCAGGAAACGACCAAACTGCCCACGCTGGACGGACGGATTATCGACGTTCTCTTTACGATCGCGCGTCCGAGTTCGGCCGAAGACCTGGGCATCGCGCTCATCAGTCTCGTCGATCTGACCGAGCGCGTGCGCGCGCAGGACATGTTGCAACGCCTCCAGGCCGACTTCGCGCACGCCGCGCGCATTTCGATGCTCGGCGAACTGACGGCTTCCGTCGCTCACGAACTGAACCAGCCGCTGTCCGCTATCGCGATGAACAGCGCGATCGGCAACCGCTGGCTCGATCGTGCCGTGCCGGACGTCGCCGAGGCGCGGCAGATCAACGTGCGCATCGGCGCCGATGCGCGGCGCGCGGTGGATATCGTCGATCGGATTCGGGGCATGGCGCTTCGGCGCGGCCCGAAGCGCGCGGTCGCGCAACTCGATGAACTGATCGACGAAGCCCTCGTTTTTCTGCAGCATGAAGTGCAGTCGCGCGGCGTCATCGTGCTGCGTCAGCGTGCCGCCGTGCTGCCGATGGTGTTCGCCGACCGTATTCAGTTGCAGCAGGTGATCGTCAATCTGCTCGTCAATGCGATGCAGGCGATGGAGCAGGCAGGCAGCTCCGAGCGCAAGATCACGATCCGCACGGAGACGCGCGAGGACGCGACCGTCTACTGCGCGACGGAAGACAGCGGACCCGGCATCGCGCCCGAAGACCTCAACCGGCTGTTCCAGAGCTTTTACACGACCAAGGAGAACGGCATGGGAATGGGCTTGCCCATTTGCCGCACGATCATCGAAGCGCACGGCGGGCGTATCGCCGCCGATAACGTCTCGATGCACGGCGGCGCGCGCTTCCATTTCACGCTTCCATCCGGCGATTCCACTGGCTGA